catattcgtttatatttttacgcactcgtttatattttcatgcacccatttatatttttacacacctatttgtattttcacgcacccgtttgtaaTGCACGCACCCCTTCAGAGTTGATGCACTATTTTACGATTTCACGCATCCCTTTACcgtttcacgcaccccttcagaGTTGATGCACTTCCTTCATATTTTCGCGCACTCCTTAAGACTTTCACGCACACCTTCgcattttcatgcacccctttacACTTTTGCACATTTTGCATCCGTTCAAAAAAATGTACTgttttatgttcatcattttgtaaaagtataaaaatatataaatatcaattattacataataaattaatctatttttcatctgtaaatcttattcatcataaaaaaattaagtttaatctGTATATtctgaaatataaaagtttaatctgtgAAAACTActgtaaataaaaagaaatatgataaaaaatacttttaaaataaaaaatatcatttacttaaaaagataaaaattgagaaatttcatcaaaagagatttaagtgataaattcgaatacctattttaattaatcttcCTTAATTACCATACCACTGTTAGGAATTTTAGGAAAAAGTCTATTTAGAGAAATTATAGAATAATTCTCGACTGGATAAACCAATACCATTTATGGTACAGATTTGGGCACCTAAACTCTCATCCACTCGTCATGGAATAAACTATCACTCATTTACAGGACAATAAGACCAAAAATTCGTGTCATTCTTTCCATCTCTTTTAAGAATGAATTAagtcttatttttcattaattaaaaccaTTTTAACTTTGACTtaacaaactaaatattttttatttaaaccaaatttaggtcaataaatatttaaattcgattttGTATTCACtcctaaataaaattaaatagtttgATCTAGACTTGAAAGTTAGTCTACTGAGTCTTTGCAAATTTGGTTTCATATTTGCGTGGGGATGAATTGCAATCAAACTGACCGATTCTTGTTAGGCTGCAATTCAACTTTGTGGTCAATCAGgttcaaattcgaattttatttttaatgtttaattaagcaaattattttgaatataatcttAAGTAAGCGGATCTTGACTGGGTCAGGACCCGGTCCAGATTATAACATTGCTAAGTAGAGATAAGAGGAGCTGCGGAAGAGGGTAATTGTGCTTCATAGAAGAGCTATGCGGATGATTTTCTCAACTTCCACTCTCCCGCCTAATGCTTTCTCACCCTGTAAGTTCTCTATCTGCTCACCGTAATCGTTTCTTATTTTGGGGATTTTGGAACTCGTTTCCTTGGCTTGAACATTCATGTTTAACACTCccattacattttttttttctctctctctattttatttttttaagtgatttgatTCTATTATTcgataaatatgaattttagttGTAGATTACATATGCAATTAATTGGATATCATCGTACTGTGTGTTCAATCACCGTGTCTGCAAATCCCAAATATTTGCTGgtaatgaagaaaatatttgtTCTAATGAATTGGAGTAAGTTACCATGTTCTTAGGGATGAATTCAGCCCGAACAAGAATAAGATTCAACTTGAGATTAGTTTGAATCCAAAAGAGTCAATTCGAGATAACAAACTCTAAAACaattcaattttgtattttcgaactctgatttttatttatgaaaacgAGCCCAATTCTTGGTTGACTCTTCAACCCAAAGATGAGTTCAAGTAGTTCTGACTGAATCCTGCGTTAACTACGTGCTTCTATTCACACTTTGTGGCTGATAAAACCTCTTCAGCATTTCCCAGTTTAGCAACTTTCTTGCCTCAGAAGAAGCATGTAGGACTTTGCCGGTTTAGTTACAACAATAAAGATGATGGGTGAGACTTTTAATACTAGTTCCTTAGTTGTGtttttattaagatttgttagtttctaaccggtttcattttatttttcgcCAGAGTACAAAATGAATACAGGATTTGTAGCGAGGAGGGATCAAAGCGAaggtttctctttctttttgggCTTTCATCAGGCTTGTTCCCAACTTtatcttcttttgggaagacaaAGAGTAAGAACCCATATGATGAAAGACGCTTGCTTGAACAAAATAAACGTAGACAGAGAGAAAATAATGCACCAGAAGACTTCCCAAACTTTGTTAGAGAAGGTTGGtgttttgataaattaacaatttctttcttctgaAAATGTGGAAGAACACCAATTCATTTGCATCAATCCTTGTGAATCTGTGTCAGGTTTCGAAGTTAAGGTAGTAGCATCAGAGAATTACATAAAGCGTGACTCAGGACTCATTTATAAGGATTTTGAAGTTGGTAAAGGTGATTGCCCAAAGGCTGGTCAGCAGGTTTTTCTTTCATTGTCTTTGGAAGCTACAGGttccttttctttaattttgcttCAAATTATGAGATTTCACACAAAATCTTTCTATTATCTTTAGATGAGCACAATCTGCTAGATATATTTGAGGTTTTTATTGTTATGGTTATAAACAatacaataatactttataCGGGTACAAGCAaattgatatgtcattatataattgaatgattttaaactagaaataaaataaacaattagatcaCTCAATCAGATGTTAGTTTATTTGTACccgttaaaaatatatattgcttTTACTTTTAGATTGTCTTTGTAGCTGTTTGTTTTCAACCCAGGAATTAAGTGTAGAACGTTTATTGGACTTAGATGTTAATGCAGACATTAAGTTATTCAATAAGGGACATAAACTATGGACTAACTAGTTGAAAAATAAGGCAGAGCGATACGGATGAATTGAGTGACTAAAAAAGTTGAAGACTTGTTAGACATATGCATTGCGCTATTAGTCTTAACTACTTGAAAGATTTTCTCATCCCCATCAGGAGCTACACCATTTACTTGTGATTCTTTGTAGGTGACCTTCCACTATGTGGGCTATAATGAATCAGGTCGACGGATTGATAGTACCTACTTACAGGGTTCTCCTGCAAAAATCCGCATGGGAACTAATGCATTGGTTCCAGGTCCAAAGAGAATGCTTATAGAATTATATTATTCTCTGCAAACAATAAACATCAATTGTTATAGATAGGGAACTTTGctgaaatagaaaaaatctgTGCAGGATTTGAGGAAGGAATTCAAGACATGAGACCTGGGGGAAAAAGGAGGATCATCATACCTCCAGAACTTGGACCACCGGTCTGCAACAAATTCTTATTAATCTGATTATCTCCTTCCTCTTTTATATGAACTTGATTAGTAAAATATCATCTTGAGTTGAGCAGGTGGGACCCTCAACATTTTTCAGCTCAAAACAGTTTGAAGTGTTTGATGTGGAATTGCTCAGCGTTCAGGATTGTCAAAGGAGGACCATTGGCTTTTACTCTGATGTTGTGTGCAGCTGACAGGCTACTGTTTCTGTTGCCTTTCTCATCTCTGGATATGAATCAGAGTTTCGATGAAAATCATATTTGGAAATCAGTAAACAAATTATGTCCTGGAATCTTCTTCTCATTCTCTTTTGTTAGTATTATTATGATCTTCTTCTCGCAGTTTTATAGGTCGTCTGAGAAATTTGCCTAAAACCATTATCTGGTTCTACCGCAAAGCAGTTAAAACATTCTATGCAAGTTCAATGTATGAAATTATAAGGAGTTCCAAGATCTTAGAAGAATATCAAAATCTTGACATTTTGTTAGTACCAGTTTGTATGCATTTTATTAGTGTATGTAGTGTTGCTCTAAATTGTTGGCTGACAGTCACACTATTTGGTATTTCAACCAATACAGTGCCATAttacaacaaagaaaataaaacaaaggaaattatatttcattatcttttaaaaagagaatttactaaattaattattttattttcaaaacaaaagaaaattgaattgcctcaaattaaataaaacaacttaTCTTTTATTGaagttatgaaattaattactttactttcaaaacaaaagaaaataaaacaaaaattatatttgtgttttttcaatacttttaacaaaaaatactgaaagtttgatttttttagaaaatatgaaagtttgaacacttcaatagaaaaaattttttttttaattactttaataaaaaaaaatgataatttgatacTTTTAGTGTTGCTATTCTCTTACTTTTATGTGgaaaaattccattaaaaaattgtgtattcaattgttttttttcaatattgaaaTATGAGAGAATAAAATTgccttaaataaaaaaaaaaaaaatacaacatcaacaacaaaaaatcaTGGGTCTCAGGAAGGCAAGAAATCTAATAGATATTACTTCACATGGTCTATTAAATGTTGTTTCTATCTTATagtaactttattatttttttatcatttccaaAATGAGTACACACCAACAGCACaagtaaattataaattcaataaaattaatcgtataatttttgtaaataaataataatatattatcatagaattaaatattattttatttttaattattaaattacataattacatatcattttatataaataaagttgtatatataatattgtttctataaatatgagtgatattatatatattaatactatatttaaatataatataaatattaaaatgatattaaataattaaatatttatttatttataatttaaaactacttaattatataaaaatattaaatttcatatttttcaattgaaggaaaaatggttaacttttttattaaatagtcaaaatttttatttatttatttatttattttgttgaatacactcaacttttagatttaattaattgaagtgACTAAGcttttaatatttgtttcaaaCAACCATATTGCttctaaaaaaacaaaataaataattataattatttttgtttaagatattgcatcataataaataataaaagttttatattttttgtaaaaagatttaaaaatttaattattttaataaaaaatataataattcaatatatttatatgttgttttatcCTCGTactaatatgataatatttatact
This sequence is a window from Mangifera indica cultivar Alphonso chromosome 5, CATAS_Mindica_2.1, whole genome shotgun sequence. Protein-coding genes within it:
- the LOC123215704 gene encoding peptidyl-prolyl cis-trans isomerase FKBP20-2, chloroplastic-like; translation: MRMIFSTSTLPPNAFSPSFPSLATFLPQKKHVGLCRFSYNNKDDGVQNEYRICSEEGSKRRFLFLFGLSSGLFPTLSSFGKTKSKNPYDERRLLEQNKRRQRENNAPEDFPNFVREGFEVKVVASENYIKRDSGLIYKDFEVGKGDCPKAGQQVTFHYVGYNESGRRIDSTYLQGSPAKIRMGTNALVPGFEEGIQDMRPGGKRRIIIPPELGPPVGPSTFFSSKQFEVFDVELLSVQDCQRRTIGFYSDVVCS